From the Sebastes umbrosus isolate fSebUmb1 chromosome 2, fSebUmb1.pri, whole genome shotgun sequence genome, one window contains:
- the qser1 gene encoding glutamine and serine-rich protein 1 — MMDRNYPTSSFADALAPPAQTGASWAYDRSSTASVKPSSSYGAAHLDAELLQRQSYASTHQLPTYTTSHLPAAAGALDSSSNTSETSIMSFLSAMETRSLQAGPVSASLLPPFRPPSWPAGTNSSTTELYLTGALPSTATFPSPAALSSYQHTGAYPSRSYATNPSLALQDPAFSTSTNGLFSHHDPLLHLKTSQTVLPTALAFNHLSSPALGSTLPVQSSTYRSAQESAPHLLQPQFSLLPSALPTPHGAPQPYGAAVFSGSIERALQRECSVIKHHQRPSSSHAASEQLPNSEHSLQGYFGSGSEADVSYQQDPSRHTPVSCSPSTEADSSQGVNRAPQPKTDSVTQAYSSTSVPKAKDCSSKLAPHPAGGEESHEHSQNLTGVSPDRYSSRGQKQNSVIANQQSIQLSSLMSSTLSQTYITPHTQSQPPHSTSDKHSPLYKTLPSLSSQSDNVSSVSQTLVYSSPGMSQEQEIQFGAQVQGLCQGNLSESYPTSHSQGAPNVTFTSQSQGQASVTQSYATGQSLNLNSSYPPTCVRSLPTSNSSQDYTLMQASVGGKTHDTLSQQHKYVLSAPLPTYSSTAQALQNNIRSSIQDIKPTYGKQKLGELPIQDIDALQQASMEASAAASNMSAHNVIYVVSKMDDHHKTQSVIRSNSRSDDQLMGLGHTNTAQVKDERMASLSQQHIHLSSANGQEIANTKSTNSSIISSHVPLSSEQLKQHSLQLKSPEPHQQNHQNHTQSQSSAAHTQFITVPSTQVLLEPNQMILLQQPLVHQNTSKVVSLQGLQSAQDLGPVHVQYLQMSRELLGPSITETQRQQGTVVSEQSSGCSDSSKHHYSQSAIQQPNDAKNHFALNSICFPDSMLLADDRNILSNVDDILAATVAACGVTPQDFVKATSSAEAEMAVMASPVDSKGHFHTVDIRHMSPSFSSAQQPIMTNTNSHNMTMTLNGVQMVTDCQGQPVHHNNSSELDTNGDGGSSENDYHLGGQVYDPQGLQSRGKGNAKCIKTEDGLMEGPGGEDFPKKKARSKSLTKPGGPEDDSGQARPAKRSGQTKRQNSRGSDVSSPSASQGVYDGCPQQERIRQKIREVEEKQPEVKTGFIGSFLDFIKSGPKQQYSPSPTRTISRPRKPCTSSKPPPCTLPSLPPKLPALPGPLIPQESQGVSSQQKRLDEELQNNLETLPSFSSDEEENTGKNQALRNSISSALSALDEASDRKTRPDNQIPGSMMKPDPIPTMLHTVTETCLPRVATPTQTTNAVSLGTVFVAKEESKETPPGQLAVQLTSVAIEGLTDEELSDSGGEGMYRERDEFVVRNEDIENLKVTMRVGSEPPAIWKVQKALLQKFVPELRDGKRVFSATNSYLGYFGDAKTMYQRVYVKFLDTVNKREYVRVCSRKPRCKPMNSLRGVQVKTLLGLTAAPSSVSQSQKPRPKQLKPRAEPPPKKRKKWKEEFSPAASGSSTEEGGDDDELNPPVPFASRLLNTRTMKETFRSFVELLISIALDEDVMTALERANDEFLLPHMKRVDGMITDNRKRLLHKLHIGQVLKTALDSFPEISVVTELKKDGETPAFKVRLSGKAYNKKTMKPYKMPNKVPQEYTVDQQKTQWFSLYHSLQHYKYHTYLMCKDEIASMRVQTGDLGQEETVQKCMQNGAWVEGLFDRFGELINQVQQACR, encoded by the exons ATGATGGACAGGAACTACCCGACCTCCAGCTTTGCGGACGCGCTGGCTCCACCAGCACAGACCGGAGCTTCTTGGGCCTATGACCGCAGCAGCACAGCTAGTGTCAAGCCAAG TTCCAGTTATGGTGCGGCACACCTTGATGCAGAGCTCCTCCAGcggcaaagctacgcttccacccACCAGCTTCCCACCTACACTACATCACACCTTCCTGCGGCAGCAG GAGCACTTGACTCAAGCAGTAATACTTCTGAGACCTCAATCATGAGCTTCCTGTCAGCCATGGAAACGCGAAGCCTTCAGGCTGGTCCTGTTAGTGCCTCACTGCTTCCTCCTTTCAGACCCCCATCATGGCCTGCTG GTACCAACTCCTCCACCACAGAGCTGTATTTGACTGGTGCCCTGCCTTCTACTGCCACTTTCCCCTCTCCCGCTGCTCTGTCGTCCTATCAGCACACTGGTGCCTACCCTTCCAGGAGTTATGCTACCAACCCATCCCTGGCTCTCCAGGATCCTGCCTTCAGCACTTCCACCAATGGCCTGTTTTCTCACCACGACCCCCTCCTCCATCTCAAAACAAGCCAGACTGTGCTTCCCACTGCACTGGCCTTCAATCATCTCTCTTCCCCCGCTTTGGGTTCAACCCTTCCTGTCCAGTCCTCCACTTACCGATCAGCCCAGGAGTCAGCTCCCCACCTCCTACAACCCCAGTTCAGCCTGCTACCCTCCGCCCTGCCTACCCCTCACGGTGCCCCACAACCCTACGGGGCCGCGGTTTTCTCCGGCTCTATTGAAAGAGCTCTTCAGCGTGAATGTAGTGTGATCAAACACCACCAGAGGCCTTCCAGCAGCCATGCAGCCTCAGAGCAATTGCCCAATTCAGAGCACTCCTTACAGGGATACTTTGGCTCTGGCAGTGAAGCGGATGTGTCCTACCAGCAGGACCCGTCCCGTCATACCCCTGTGTCCTGCAGCCCTTCCACAGAAGCAGATTCCTCTCAAGGGGTCAATCGTGCTCCACAACCCAAAACAGACTCAGTAACTCAAGCTTATTCGTCCACTTCTGTGCCGAAGGCTAAAGACTGCTCCTCCAAACTAGCGCCACATCCCGCCGGGGGTGAAGAGAGTCATGAGCACTCTCAGAACCTGACTGGAGTGTCTCCAGACCGTTACTCCTCCCGAGGACAGAAGCAGAACTCTGTGATTGCAAATCAGCAGTCAATCCAGCTATCCAGCCTAATGTCAAGTACTCTGTCTCAAACCTATATCACCCCCCATACCCAGTCACAGCCCCCCCATTCCACCTCAGACAAACACTCCCCCCTTTACAAGACTCTGCCTTCCCTCTCCAGCCAGTCTGACAATGTGTCATCTGTTAGTCAGACTCTTGTGTACTCCAGTCCCGGAATGAGCCAGGAGCAGGAGATCCAGTTTGGAGCCCAGGTTCAGGGCTTGTGTCAGGGGAATCTCTCTGAGAGCTACCCGACATCCCACTCTCAGGGCGCCCCAAATGTGACTTTTACATCTCAGTCACAGGGGCAAGCTTCAGTGACTCAGAGCTACGCCACAGGACAATCCCTGAACCTTAACTCCTCTTACCCACCCACATGTGTGCGGAGTTTGCCCACATCAAATTCCTCACAAGACTACACCCTGATGCAAGCCTCAGTGGGAGGTAAAACACATGACACACTGTCCCAGCagcataaatatgttttgtctGCACCGTTGCCTACTTACTCTTCAACTGCTCAAGCCTTACAAAATAACATCAGATCCTCAATACAGGATATAAAGCCAACATATGGCAAACAGAAACTTGGAGAGCTTCCTATCCAGGACATTGATGCTCTCCAGCAGGCATCAATGGAAGCCTCTGCTGCAGCTAGCAATATGTCCGCTCACAACGTCATCTATGTTGTTTCAAAAATGGACGatcatcacaaaacacaaagcgTTATCCGAAGCAATTCACGCTCTGATGACCAGCTCATGGGACTAGGTCACACGAACACAGCACAGGTAAAGGATGAAAGGATGGCTTCTCTGAGCCAACAGCACATTCATCTAAGCAGTGCCAATGGTCAGGAAATTGCCAACACAAAAAGTACAAACTCCAGTATTATATCTTCACATGTGCCCCTTAGCTCAGAGCAGCTCAAGCAGCACTCTCTCCAACTCAAATCTCCTGAGCCACATCAACAAAACCACCAGAATCACACTCAGTCCCAGAGCTCGGCAGCCCACACCCAGTTTATCACCGTCCCCAGCACTCAGGTTCTCCTCGAACCCAACCAGATGATTCTGCTCCAGCAGCCCCTTGTCCACCAAAACACTTCAAAGGTGGTATCACTGCAAGGTCTCCAATCAGCCCAAGACTTGGGCCCCGTTCACGTCCAGTATCTGCAGATGAGTCGAGAACTGCTGGGTCCCAGTATCACTGAAACCCAGAGACAGCAGGGCACAGTAGTATCTGAACAGAGTTCAGGGTGCTCTGATTCCTCTAAACACCACTACAGCCAGTCAGCAATTCAGCAACCAAATGACGCCAAGAATCACTTTGCTCTCAACTCCATTTGCTTCCCCGACTCCATGCTACTCGCAGACGACAGAAATATTTTGTCAAATGTCGATGACATCTTGGCTGCCACGGTGGCAGCCTGTGGCGTCACACCACAAGACTTTGTCAAAGCTACATCCTCTGCTGAGGCTGAAATGGCAGTAATGGCGAGCCCCGTTGATTCTAAAGGTCACTTCCACACTGTGGATATAAGGCACATGTCACCTAGTTTCTCCTCAGCACAGCAGCCAATCATGACCAACACTAACTCCCACAACATGACCATGACACTAAATGGAGTTCAGATGGTCACAGACTGCCAGGGTCAGCCTGTTCACCACAACAACAGTTCAGAGCTTGACACAAACGGAGATGGAGGGAGCTCTGAGAATGACTATCACTTAGGCGGGCAGGTGTATGACCCCCAAGGTCTCCAGAGCCGAGGCAAAGGGAATGCAAAGTGTATTAAAACAGAGGATGGCCTCATGGAAGGCCCAGGCGGTGAAGACTTTCCCAAGAAGAAGGCTCGCTCTAAGTCCTTGACCAAACCAGGTGGGCCTGAGGATGATAGCGGACAGGCCAGACCGGCCAAGCGCAGTGGGCAGACCAAGCGGCAGAACTCCAGGGGTAGTGACGTCAGCTCGCCATCTGCCTCACAAGGTGTATATGATGGTTGTCCGCAGCAGGAGAGAATCAGACAAAAGATCCGTGAAGTGGAAGAGAAACAGCCGGAGGTCAAAACCGGCTTCATTGGCTCCTTCCTTGACTTCATCAAATCTGGCCCAAAACAGCAATACTCTCCAAGTCCCACACGAACTATTAGTCGCCCGAGAAAGCCCTGCACCTCGTCCAAACCGCCGCCATGTACTCTGCCTTCTTTGCCTCCTAAACTGCCGGCTCTGCCCGGGCCCTTGATTCCCCAGGAGAGCCAGGGAGTGAGCTCCCAACAGAAACGTCTGGATGAAGAGCTGCAAAATAACTTGGAGACTCTGCCATCGTTCAGCTCGGATGAAGAGGAGAACACTGGGAAGAACCAGGCCCTGAGGAACAGCATCAGCTCAGCGCTTTCAGCTCTGGATGAGGCTTCAGATCGGAAAACCAGGCCAG ATAACCAAATCCCCGGTTCGATGATGAAGCCAGACCCAATTCCCACCATGCTCCACACTGTCACAGAGACCTGTTTGCCGCGGGTAGCCACTCCTACACAGACAACGAACGCCGTCTCATTAGGGACTGTGTTTGTGGCCAAAGAGGAGTCTAAAGAGACGCCACCGGGCCAGCTGGCTGTGCAGTTGACGAGTGTGGCCATCGAGGGACTGACTGACGAGGAGCTGTCTGACAGCGGAGGGGAGGGGATGTACAGGGAGAGAGACGAGTTTGTCGTCAGGAATGAGGATATCGAAAACTTGAAG GTGACAATGAGAGTGGGCAGTGAGCCTCCAGCCATCTGGAAAGTCCAGAAGGCTCTGCTGCAGAAATTTGTGCCTGAGttgagagatggaaagagagtCTTCTCAGCCACCAACAGT taTCTTGGATACTTTGGTGATGCCAAGACCATGTACCAGAGGGTATATGTGAAGTTCTTGGACACAGTGAACAAAAGGGAGTACGTACGAGTTTGTAGTCGGAAGCCACGCTGCAAGCCTATGAACTCGCTAAG GGGTGTTCAGGTGAAAACTTTGCTGGGCTTGACAGCCGCCCCTTCCTCAGTCTCCCAAAGCCAAAAGCCTCGACCCAAACAACTGAAGCCCAGGGCAGAGCCCCCAccgaagaagaggaagaaatggAAGGAGGAGTTTTCACCTGCTGCCTCGGGATCATCTACAGAAGAGGGTGGTGACGATGACG agtTAAACCCTCCAGTGCCGTTTGCTTCACGGTTACTCAACACGCGAACCATGAAGGAGACATTCAGGAGCTTTGTGGAACTGCTCATCAGCATTGCCTTAGACGAAGATGTGATGACAGCACTTGAGAGGGCAAACG ATGAGTTTCTGCTGCCACATATGAAAAGAGTGGATGGGATGATCACTGACAACAGGAAACGCCTGCTTCACAAACTACACATAGGGCAGGTCCTAAAG ACGGCTCTAGACAGCTTCCCAGAGATCTCCGTGGTGACTGAACTAAAGAAGGACGGGGAAACCCCTGCCTTTAAGGTGCGTCTCAGTGGGAAGGCCTACAACAAGAAAACCATGAAGCCCTACAAGATGCCGAACAAAGTGCCACAG